The Rhizobium glycinendophyticum genome window below encodes:
- a CDS encoding agmatine deiminase family protein: MTWRMPSETARHDRTWMAFPRTGTTLGEGESWQQTGYEAWTSVAHGIAEFEPVTMVIDPSERQRARRMLGSHIEQIEMPLDEFWMRDFGPTFVLDDARPNVLGAVDWIFNGWGDHGWAEWKHSAQIARQIAANCGAEPVPSLLVNEGGGIHVDGEGTVLVTETVQLDPRRNPFADKHRVEAELSRTIGATKVIWLPRGLTRDYEAFGTSGHVDIVATIAAPGVLLLHRQPNPDHPDHAVMRELRAFLATTTDAAGRPWRILDLDAPEAIRDEDGFVDYSYVNHLVVNGGVVACGFGDEKADAAARDVLAEAYPGRRVVTIDSRPIFARGGGIHCITQQQPSLNERS, encoded by the coding sequence ATGACCTGGCGCATGCCCTCTGAAACCGCCCGCCATGACCGAACCTGGATGGCATTTCCGCGTACCGGCACAACACTTGGCGAAGGTGAGAGCTGGCAGCAGACCGGTTACGAGGCATGGACGTCTGTCGCGCACGGCATCGCCGAATTCGAACCGGTGACCATGGTCATCGATCCTTCGGAGCGACAACGGGCCCGCCGCATGCTCGGCAGCCACATTGAGCAGATCGAAATGCCGCTCGATGAATTCTGGATGCGCGACTTCGGTCCGACCTTCGTGCTCGATGACGCGCGACCGAATGTTCTAGGAGCGGTCGACTGGATCTTCAACGGTTGGGGTGATCACGGCTGGGCGGAATGGAAGCATTCAGCGCAGATCGCCCGCCAGATTGCCGCCAATTGCGGCGCTGAACCGGTACCGAGCCTTCTTGTCAACGAAGGGGGCGGCATCCACGTTGACGGCGAGGGCACGGTTCTCGTGACCGAGACCGTGCAACTGGATCCACGCCGCAATCCCTTTGCCGACAAACATCGGGTGGAGGCCGAATTGTCCCGCACGATCGGTGCCACCAAGGTCATCTGGCTGCCCCGCGGCCTGACCCGCGATTATGAAGCCTTCGGGACTTCCGGCCACGTCGACATCGTCGCAACCATCGCAGCACCCGGCGTTCTCCTCCTCCATCGCCAGCCCAACCCGGACCATCCCGATCACGCCGTCATGCGTGAGCTGCGCGCGTTTCTCGCCACCACCACCGATGCCGCAGGCCGCCCCTGGAGGATCCTCGATCTCGACGCACCTGAGGCGATCCGGGACGAGGACGGGTTTGTCGACTATAGCTATGTCAATCATCTGGTGGTCAATGGCGGCGTCGTCGCCTGCGGATTCGGTGATGAAAAGGCAGATGCCGCCGCTCGTGACGTGTTGGCAGAGGCCTATCCCGGCAGACGCGTGGTAACCATCGACTCACGCCCGATCTTTGCGCGCGGCGGCGGCATTCACTGCATCACCCAGCAGCAGCCTTCGCTGAACGAGAGAAGCTGA
- a CDS encoding protein-glutamate methylesterase/protein-glutamine glutaminase, whose product MAKKIRVLIVDDSASVRQALTQVLEADGDIEVMGVASDPFVAARRIQEEVPDVVTLDVEMPKMDGITFLRKLMAQHPIPVVMCSSLTEAGSQTLMQALEAGAVDIILKPKIAAADHLAEAGAMIRQTVKGAASARVKSDRRRMPFPGATEAKLTADAVLPPPTGRPMAKTTEMVVCIGASTGGTEALRELLVALPANSPGIVIVQHMPEKFTSAFASRLNTLCQVEVKEAVHGDPVLRGHVLIAPGGRHMLLERQGARYMVGIKEGPLVSRHRPSVDVLFRSAARAAGSNAMGVIMTGMGDDGARGMDEMHKAGAFTVAQDEATSIVFGMPKEAIARGGVDRIVPLEQIAREILAADRRHLG is encoded by the coding sequence ATGGCGAAAAAGATCCGTGTGTTGATCGTCGATGACTCAGCGAGCGTCCGTCAGGCGCTGACGCAGGTCCTGGAAGCCGACGGCGACATCGAGGTCATGGGCGTGGCCTCCGATCCCTTTGTCGCAGCGCGGCGCATTCAGGAGGAAGTGCCCGACGTCGTAACGCTGGATGTCGAGATGCCGAAGATGGACGGCATAACCTTCCTGCGCAAACTGATGGCCCAGCATCCGATCCCCGTCGTTATGTGCTCATCGCTGACAGAAGCGGGATCGCAGACCCTGATGCAGGCGCTGGAGGCAGGCGCTGTCGACATCATCCTGAAACCGAAGATCGCCGCCGCAGATCACCTGGCCGAAGCCGGGGCCATGATCCGCCAGACGGTCAAGGGTGCCGCTTCGGCTCGGGTGAAATCGGACCGCCGCCGCATGCCCTTCCCCGGTGCGACCGAGGCCAAGCTCACCGCCGATGCGGTCCTGCCGCCACCCACCGGACGCCCGATGGCCAAGACGACCGAAATGGTCGTTTGCATCGGCGCCTCGACGGGCGGAACGGAAGCGTTGCGCGAACTTCTTGTCGCGCTGCCCGCCAATTCTCCGGGTATCGTCATCGTCCAGCACATGCCGGAAAAATTCACCTCCGCCTTCGCCTCCCGACTCAACACGCTGTGCCAGGTGGAGGTGAAGGAGGCAGTTCACGGCGATCCCGTCCTGCGCGGCCACGTGCTGATTGCGCCCGGCGGTCGACATATGCTGCTGGAGCGCCAGGGTGCCCGATACATGGTGGGCATCAAAGAAGGCCCGCTTGTCTCGCGCCACCGCCCCTCGGTCGACGTCCTTTTCCGCTCCGCTGCCCGCGCGGCAGGTTCGAATGCCATGGGTGTCATTATGACCGGCATGGGCGACGACGGTGCGCGCGGCATGGATGAAATGCACAAAGCCGGGGCCTTCACCGTGGCCCAGGACGAAGCGACATCGATCGTCTTTGGCATGCCGAAGGAGGCGATTGCACGGGGTGGCGTCGACCGCATCGTGCCTCTCGAGCAGATCGCCCGTGAAATCCTTGCCGCAGACCGAAGGCATCTTGGTTGA
- a CDS encoding ParA family protein codes for MPVLTFANTKGGAGKTTAVLLIATELARMGMRIAVLDADPQHWISRWHQQLGGNCPERLQVVPYVSAASLEREIKRWQPAVDVVILDLPGHRSPLIAQAMGHSDYVLIPAQGSAMDAQGAATVIDLLTYLEHRAGIRIPHSVVLTRINPIITTRALQGVKQLLAEKRVHLMATPIVERAAFRDVFSCGETLYTMDPRHVSNLERAQENAQMLGREVLERLMHYCTIGKLNSVASPAVRLVA; via the coding sequence ATGCCTGTTTTGACTTTCGCCAACACGAAGGGTGGTGCCGGCAAGACGACGGCCGTGCTACTGATCGCGACGGAACTGGCGCGGATGGGGATGCGGATCGCCGTGCTCGATGCCGATCCACAGCATTGGATCTCACGCTGGCACCAGCAACTCGGGGGCAACTGTCCTGAGCGGTTGCAGGTGGTTCCCTATGTTTCTGCGGCCAGTCTGGAGCGCGAAATCAAGCGGTGGCAGCCCGCCGTCGATGTCGTCATCCTTGATCTGCCCGGGCATCGAAGCCCGTTGATTGCCCAGGCGATGGGCCATTCCGATTATGTGTTGATCCCCGCACAGGGGTCGGCAATGGATGCTCAAGGGGCGGCAACCGTGATCGATCTTCTGACGTATCTGGAACACAGGGCGGGCATCCGTATCCCGCATTCCGTCGTGCTGACGCGCATCAATCCGATCATCACCACGCGGGCACTGCAGGGCGTGAAGCAGCTGCTCGCGGAGAAGCGGGTGCATCTGATGGCAACGCCAATCGTCGAGCGCGCCGCTTTCCGGGATGTCTTTTCGTGTGGCGAGACGCTCTACACAATGGATCCCCGCCATGTCAGCAATCTCGAACGCGCCCAGGAAAATGCCCAGATGCTCGGACGGGAGGTTCTGGAACGGCTGATGCACTACTGCACCATCGGCAAGCTGAACAGCGTGGCGTCTCCGGCCGTCCGCCTCGTGGCCTGA
- a CDS encoding GNAT family N-acetyltransferase — MTEVRIRELDGMAEFRQAEGLQREVWGRGDTPDPADLMMVIQAEGGLVAGAFLANRLVGYVFGFPTRDPAVQHSHRLAVAPDMRGRGLGADLKWYQRKWCLARGISQVRWTFDPARITNARLNLNRLGGRSSTYLVDYYGEMGGINSGLPSDRLLVDWRLDDPLVEQRFNGEYPVTLPEEMLLVPTLRSGKNRELEDVSDQLGELLELRHKLQDAFLRGYYLFAVMDGNFALVRERKP; from the coding sequence ATGACAGAAGTCCGGATCCGAGAATTGGACGGAATGGCAGAATTTCGCCAAGCCGAAGGCCTGCAAAGGGAAGTCTGGGGTCGAGGCGATACGCCCGATCCTGCAGATTTGATGATGGTGATCCAGGCCGAAGGGGGACTGGTCGCTGGCGCATTTCTTGCTAACCGCCTGGTTGGCTATGTTTTCGGCTTTCCGACCCGGGATCCGGCTGTTCAGCATTCGCACAGACTGGCTGTCGCGCCGGATATGCGGGGCAGGGGGCTTGGAGCCGATCTCAAGTGGTACCAGCGCAAGTGGTGTCTGGCGCGTGGAATAAGCCAGGTGCGATGGACCTTCGATCCCGCGCGTATCACAAATGCACGCCTCAATCTCAACCGGCTCGGTGGCCGCTCATCCACCTATCTCGTCGACTACTATGGAGAGATGGGCGGCATTAACTCCGGGCTCCCTTCGGATCGTCTGCTTGTCGATTGGCGCTTGGATGATCCACTGGTCGAACAGCGCTTCAATGGCGAGTACCCGGTCACTTTGCCCGAAGAAATGCTTCTCGTTCCGACGCTCCGCTCAGGAAAAAATCGAGAGCTCGAAGATGTGTCTGATCAACTGGGAGAGCTTCTTGAATTGAGGCATAAGCTGCAGGATGCGTTTCTGCGAGGCTACTATCTGTTCGCAGTCATGGATGGTAATTTTGCGCTCGTTAGGGAGAGAAAGCCCTGA
- a CDS encoding ABC transporter substrate-binding protein, producing the protein MTSLTIRKSIIAAGVSLAALFAAAGPSVAQEAVFVMASNEVGSPTYNPIKASNLNIGSTLIFDRLVAQDADLSFHPWLAESWEEAPDGMSWVFHLKKGVTFHNGEPFNAQTIVKWLELFKASENAYMTEAIQTVEVIDDATVKFVMSRPEPNLLYNFSSSYLSVVEPKSYEALGDNYGVTEVYGTGPFKLESFTIGQETVLVRNEDYAWASSLAKNRGKAKIAKITLREIAEDSTAFLELKSGGVDMLLSVPTDFLGEVKSESNLEVVTLAGQDVAYMPINVTKEPFTDIRVREAAAKAINQKEILDSVYGGVGEVANTFLISALPESKVDPKYQISYDPDRSKALLDEAGWTMGADGVREKDGKPLRVSLWTQSDSSFRRLTEVVQAELKAVGIDSEITTFDSSAIRDQYKSGNQQLAVRSYNWDNADIIDWFFGGDRLGYPNISMFNDPKAEELRKLAMSGSKNMAERVKNFTAYHEYVLSQYPMAPIYQPVNSVAYNKDRLVLPAEIHSPGVGATVIMDMEVKE; encoded by the coding sequence ATGACAAGCTTGACTATTCGCAAATCCATCATCGCCGCAGGTGTCAGCCTGGCGGCTCTCTTCGCTGCTGCAGGCCCTTCAGTGGCCCAAGAGGCGGTGTTCGTCATGGCCAGCAACGAGGTTGGTTCACCGACCTATAATCCGATCAAGGCGTCCAACCTCAATATCGGCAGCACGCTGATCTTCGACCGTCTTGTCGCGCAAGATGCAGATCTGTCTTTCCATCCCTGGCTTGCCGAAAGCTGGGAAGAGGCGCCCGACGGCATGTCCTGGGTCTTCCACCTCAAGAAGGGTGTCACCTTCCACAACGGTGAACCCTTCAATGCACAAACAATCGTGAAGTGGCTCGAACTCTTCAAGGCTTCCGAGAATGCCTACATGACGGAGGCGATCCAGACCGTCGAGGTGATCGACGATGCGACCGTCAAGTTCGTTATGTCCCGGCCCGAGCCGAACCTGCTCTACAATTTTTCTTCGAGCTATCTCTCCGTCGTCGAGCCCAAGTCCTATGAAGCGCTGGGCGACAACTATGGCGTCACCGAGGTCTATGGCACCGGCCCCTTCAAACTCGAAAGCTTCACGATCGGCCAGGAAACCGTTCTCGTCCGCAACGAGGACTATGCCTGGGCGTCCTCGCTCGCCAAAAACCGGGGCAAGGCCAAGATTGCTAAGATCACCCTGCGTGAAATCGCCGAAGATTCGACGGCTTTCCTCGAGCTGAAGTCCGGTGGCGTCGATATGCTGCTCAGCGTCCCGACCGACTTCCTCGGCGAGGTCAAGAGCGAGAGCAATTTGGAAGTGGTCACACTGGCCGGCCAGGACGTGGCCTACATGCCAATCAACGTGACCAAGGAACCCTTCACGGACATCCGGGTCCGCGAAGCCGCTGCCAAGGCCATCAATCAGAAGGAAATTCTCGACTCCGTCTATGGTGGCGTGGGTGAAGTGGCCAATACCTTCCTGATCTCCGCCCTGCCGGAATCCAAGGTCGACCCCAAATACCAGATCTCCTACGACCCGGATCGTTCCAAGGCGCTGCTCGACGAGGCTGGCTGGACGATGGGTGCTGACGGGGTCCGGGAGAAGGACGGCAAGCCGCTTCGCGTGTCTCTCTGGACCCAGAGCGATTCCAGCTTCCGCCGCCTGACCGAGGTCGTCCAGGCCGAGCTCAAGGCCGTGGGCATTGACAGCGAGATCACCACCTTCGACAGTTCGGCAATCCGCGACCAGTACAAGAGCGGCAATCAGCAGCTCGCAGTTCGCTCCTACAATTGGGACAATGCTGATATCATAGACTGGTTCTTCGGAGGTGACCGACTCGGCTACCCGAACATTTCCATGTTCAACGATCCGAAGGCGGAAGAGCTCAGGAAGCTCGCGATGAGCGGCTCGAAGAACATGGCGGAACGGGTGAAGAACTTCACCGCCTACCACGAATATGTCCTTTCCCAATACCCGATGGCGCCAATCTATCAGCCCGTCAACTCCGTTGCCTACAATAAGGACCGCCTGGTTCTCCCGGCCGAAATTCACTCTCCGGGGGTCGGAGCAACGGTGATCATGGACATGGAAGTCAAGGAGTAA
- a CDS encoding amidase — translation MAGFEVFEKSIAELRAALEAGEVTSIELVRAYLDRIAHYDAPGTSTALNAMVVLNPEALAEAEASDSRRSQGAPLSPLDGIPYTAKDSYLVRGLTAAAGSPAFEHLVAQRDAFTIERLRAAGAICLGLTNMPPMANGGMQRGVYGRAESPYNADWLTSAFGSGSSNGSGTATAACFGAFGLGEETWSSGRAPASNNALCAYTPSRGILSVRGNWPLVPTMDVVVPHTRSMADMLELLDVIVADDPETRGDFWRAQPWISIPAASAVKPRSYEALASRDPSQARQTLAGKCFGAPRMYINEDPTAGSNPEGGIGGSTGKPIHTRASIIDLWQKARLDLEAAGAIVLPVDFPVVSHYEADRPRAPSILSRGLVSREFLHREILDLSAWAWDDFLAANGDPELSTLANVDGRQIFPHPEGALPDRYTGFDDFLPDYPAQVRDHPRRSFTEIPHLAEGLRGLEETRRIDLEQWMDRLGLDAVIFPAVADIGPADMDRNPGSADLGWRNGVWVANGNLAIRHLGIPTVTVPMGTMTDIGMPVGLTFAGRAYDDEALLTLAAAFEATGHRRTAPPRTPALSRQ, via the coding sequence ATGGCTGGTTTCGAAGTCTTCGAAAAATCGATCGCAGAGCTACGCGCCGCGCTGGAAGCCGGCGAAGTCACCAGCATCGAACTGGTCCGAGCTTACCTCGACCGGATCGCGCATTACGATGCGCCCGGGACGAGCACCGCCCTCAATGCCATGGTCGTGCTCAACCCGGAAGCACTCGCCGAGGCGGAAGCGTCCGATAGCCGACGCAGCCAAGGCGCCCCGCTCTCGCCGCTCGATGGCATCCCCTATACCGCCAAGGACAGCTATCTTGTCCGCGGCCTGACGGCGGCCGCTGGCAGTCCGGCTTTCGAACATCTTGTGGCGCAACGAGACGCCTTCACGATTGAGCGCCTGCGCGCCGCCGGTGCCATCTGCCTCGGGCTCACCAACATGCCCCCGATGGCCAATGGCGGCATGCAGCGCGGCGTCTACGGCCGTGCCGAAAGCCCCTATAATGCCGATTGGCTCACCAGCGCCTTCGGCTCGGGCTCGTCCAATGGTTCGGGAACCGCAACAGCGGCCTGCTTCGGCGCGTTCGGTCTCGGCGAAGAAACCTGGTCGAGCGGTCGGGCGCCGGCCTCGAACAATGCCCTTTGCGCTTACACACCCTCGCGCGGCATTCTATCGGTGCGTGGCAATTGGCCCCTGGTGCCGACTATGGATGTCGTGGTGCCGCACACGCGCAGCATGGCCGACATGCTGGAATTGCTCGACGTCATCGTGGCAGATGATCCCGAAACACGTGGCGATTTCTGGCGTGCCCAGCCATGGATCTCCATCCCCGCAGCATCAGCGGTCAAGCCCAGGTCATACGAGGCGCTGGCATCTCGAGACCCCTCGCAGGCGCGACAGACGCTCGCCGGAAAGTGCTTCGGGGCGCCACGCATGTATATCAACGAAGACCCCACTGCCGGATCAAATCCTGAAGGCGGAATCGGCGGCTCCACCGGCAAGCCGATCCACACCCGCGCCTCCATCATAGACCTGTGGCAAAAGGCAAGGCTGGACCTGGAGGCGGCAGGTGCAATAGTCCTGCCGGTCGACTTTCCCGTCGTCAGCCATTACGAGGCCGACCGCCCAAGGGCGCCGTCGATCCTGTCGCGTGGCCTTGTCAGCCGGGAGTTCCTCCACCGGGAGATCCTGGATCTTTCAGCCTGGGCCTGGGACGACTTTCTGGCGGCCAATGGTGATCCCGAACTGTCGACACTCGCCAACGTGGACGGCAGGCAGATCTTTCCGCATCCAGAGGGCGCCTTGCCGGACCGCTACACGGGTTTCGACGACTTTCTTCCCGACTACCCGGCGCAAGTGCGCGATCATCCCCGGCGCTCGTTTACGGAGATACCGCATCTGGCCGAGGGTCTACGCGGGCTGGAAGAAACCCGCCGCATCGATCTCGAACAGTGGATGGACCGTCTCGGTCTGGATGCGGTGATCTTTCCGGCAGTTGCCGATATCGGGCCGGCCGACATGGACCGGAACCCTGGATCGGCAGACCTCGGCTGGCGCAACGGCGTATGGGTGGCCAACGGCAATCTCGCCATCCGCCATCTCGGCATACCGACCGTCACCGTACCCATGGGAACGATGACCGACATCGGCATGCCCGTCGGCCTGACCTTCGCTGGCCGCGCCTATGACGACGAGGCCCTGCTCACGCTGGCAGCAGCCTTCGAGGCAACAGGTCACCGCCGCACCGCCCCACCCCGGACACCGGCCTTGTCCCGGCAATAG
- a CDS encoding ABC transporter permease codes for MLAYALRRVLMLVPVFLAVSVVIFSILHFIPGDPIDNLLKVGAPPGQRAEMMARYGLDRPLPVQYAIWLGKLLTGDLGTAIVARRPVVDLIAQALPHSLLLGGLALTFSSLLGIALGVVAALRKDSLVDRMIMGGVLFGSMLPSFWLGLLLILAFSVGLGWFPVSGARTWSSLVLPVLTIGFGGTALVARITRVSMIEIASRDFVLLLHAKGLSPFEIQIRHVLRHALIPVVTILALRIGWILGGAVTVEVVFARPGLGTLLIKALSQHDYPVVQASLLMLAMAVMLGTLLGDLLQAAMDPRVRGALA; via the coding sequence ATGCTGGCTTATGCGCTTCGACGCGTGCTGATGCTCGTCCCCGTGTTCCTCGCGGTGTCCGTCGTCATTTTCTCGATTCTGCATTTCATCCCGGGTGATCCCATCGACAACCTGCTCAAGGTTGGCGCTCCCCCAGGACAGCGGGCCGAAATGATGGCCCGCTACGGGTTGGACCGCCCATTGCCGGTCCAGTATGCGATTTGGCTCGGAAAATTGCTGACAGGGGATTTGGGGACTGCAATCGTCGCTCGCCGCCCGGTCGTCGATCTGATCGCCCAGGCCCTCCCCCATTCGCTTCTTCTGGGAGGACTGGCACTGACCTTCTCCTCCCTCCTCGGTATTGCGCTCGGCGTTGTCGCAGCCTTGCGCAAGGATAGCCTGGTCGACCGAATGATCATGGGAGGTGTCCTGTTCGGATCGATGCTGCCGAGCTTCTGGCTGGGCCTGCTGCTGATCCTCGCATTCTCCGTAGGCTTGGGTTGGTTCCCTGTTTCAGGCGCACGCACCTGGTCCTCGCTTGTCCTTCCCGTGCTCACCATCGGCTTTGGCGGCACGGCACTCGTTGCACGTATCACGAGGGTTTCGATGATCGAGATCGCCTCGCGGGACTTTGTCCTTCTGCTGCATGCCAAGGGCCTGTCTCCGTTTGAGATCCAGATCCGCCACGTACTGCGGCATGCATTGATCCCCGTCGTGACGATCCTTGCCTTGCGCATCGGCTGGATACTCGGCGGTGCCGTAACGGTCGAGGTGGTCTTTGCAAGACCGGGCCTCGGCACGTTGCTGATCAAGGCCTTGAGTCAGCACGACTATCCGGTGGTGCAGGCAAGCCTGTTGATGCTCGCCATGGCCGTCATGCTCGGAACATTGCTTGGGGATCTGCTGCAGGCCGCCATGGATCCGCGCGTCAGGGGAGCCCTGGCATGA
- the menC gene encoding o-succinylbenzoate synthase — MTERPIGTQSRAPLRIDGAELRVVRLPLITPFTISSGTLHEKIFPLLTLRSGGLHGYAEGVMDPLPDYLEETVAGALDLTRTVFLPQILGKSFDNPQGLHRLLAPWRGNSMAKAMVEMAFWDLWAKSLDLPLKSLLGGAGDAVDVGVSLGIMPIEQTIDRVSTHVDEGYKRIKLKIKPGHDLEIIRAVRAQFPGIHLTADANSAYSLADSSLLARLDEFDLDYIEQPLAWNDIHDHGVLQRRLRTPLCLDESIRSPEDARKALQSDAARVINIKVGRSGGYVNSLKIHDLAEAFSVPVWCGGMLESGIGRAHNIHLSTLLNFQKPGDTSSASRYFQRDIIEQKLEAHHGRMPVPAGSGIGVSLDQGFLPHVTIGLENFAP; from the coding sequence ATGACCGAAAGACCAATTGGTACGCAGTCGCGTGCCCCCCTCAGGATCGACGGCGCCGAACTGCGTGTCGTCCGCCTTCCGCTCATCACCCCGTTCACGATCTCCAGTGGGACCTTGCACGAAAAGATCTTTCCCCTGCTGACACTGCGTTCTGGTGGTCTGCATGGATATGCGGAAGGTGTCATGGATCCGCTGCCGGATTATCTAGAGGAAACGGTTGCCGGTGCGCTGGACCTCACTCGCACCGTCTTCCTTCCGCAAATTCTCGGAAAAAGCTTCGACAATCCCCAGGGTCTCCATAGGCTGCTGGCGCCATGGCGCGGGAACTCCATGGCCAAAGCGATGGTCGAGATGGCGTTCTGGGACCTTTGGGCCAAGTCGCTTGATCTGCCGCTCAAGTCCCTTCTCGGGGGGGCGGGTGACGCGGTGGATGTCGGGGTTTCGCTTGGCATCATGCCAATCGAGCAGACGATTGATCGTGTCTCGACCCATGTCGATGAGGGGTACAAGCGGATCAAGCTGAAGATCAAGCCGGGGCATGATCTTGAGATCATACGTGCTGTTCGCGCGCAGTTTCCAGGGATCCACCTGACTGCCGATGCAAACAGTGCCTACTCGCTGGCGGACAGTTCACTGCTGGCGCGCCTGGACGAGTTCGATCTCGACTATATCGAACAGCCGCTTGCCTGGAATGACATCCACGATCATGGCGTCCTACAGCGAAGGCTGCGCACGCCGCTTTGTCTCGACGAGAGCATCCGCAGCCCCGAAGATGCGCGCAAGGCGCTGCAATCGGATGCCGCACGGGTGATCAACATCAAGGTCGGCCGGTCTGGCGGCTACGTGAATTCCTTGAAGATCCACGACCTTGCCGAGGCCTTCTCCGTGCCGGTTTGGTGCGGGGGCATGCTTGAGAGCGGAATTGGTCGCGCCCACAACATTCATCTCTCGACCCTTTTAAACTTTCAGAAGCCAGGGGATACGTCCTCTGCGAGCCGTTATTTTCAGCGCGACATCATCGAGCAAAAGCTCGAAGCACATCATGGAAGGATGCCGGTGCCTGCGGGAAGCGGGATAGGCGTGTCACTCGATCAGGGCTTTCTCCCCCATGTCACGATCGGGCTGGAAAACTTCGCGCCATGA
- a CDS encoding MurR/RpiR family transcriptional regulator, whose protein sequence is MSKSDGDMQQGGTTGKVGDLRQRLQQQAASGTPAERAIASYLLTNLQSLPFETAATVAAKIGVSEASIGRFCRAIGYRSLKDLKGGLQQDLGDQPWLIGDRLQDFHRRSQSDKGELARALEKEMAALVTVYEIASTPEFEGAVKRLARCPNVFVAGFQTERGHAAELVHNLQYLRAGVQLADIAGGHFAEVLLSPPQETTLVLIDGRRYSRLTRDLAIAAHEVGIRISLITDPYCDWATGVIDELFAVPTDLNHFWDTTSAMSSLIGLMVNGVFNELGAEVEERMARISAYYDDFIGHTGQFGRQRRWDR, encoded by the coding sequence ATGTCTAAATCGGACGGAGACATGCAGCAGGGTGGCACGACGGGCAAGGTTGGCGATCTGCGCCAGCGCCTGCAGCAACAGGCCGCATCTGGAACCCCGGCCGAGCGTGCCATCGCCTCGTATCTTCTGACAAACCTCCAATCCCTGCCGTTCGAGACGGCGGCAACGGTGGCGGCCAAAATCGGAGTTTCCGAAGCCTCGATTGGGCGCTTCTGCCGGGCCATCGGTTACCGAAGCCTGAAGGACCTGAAGGGCGGATTGCAGCAAGACCTCGGAGACCAGCCCTGGCTCATCGGGGATCGCCTGCAAGACTTCCACCGTCGCAGCCAGTCAGACAAGGGAGAGTTGGCCCGCGCTCTCGAAAAGGAGATGGCGGCGCTCGTGACGGTCTATGAGATCGCCTCGACACCGGAATTCGAGGGTGCCGTAAAGCGGTTGGCACGCTGCCCGAATGTCTTTGTCGCCGGTTTCCAGACCGAACGCGGCCATGCGGCCGAGCTCGTCCATAACCTCCAATATCTGCGCGCGGGCGTGCAACTTGCCGATATCGCTGGTGGCCACTTTGCCGAGGTCTTGCTCTCGCCACCCCAGGAAACAACCCTCGTACTGATCGACGGCCGGCGTTACTCGCGGTTGACCCGCGATCTTGCGATTGCCGCCCATGAGGTCGGTATCCGCATCAGCCTGATCACGGACCCCTATTGCGACTGGGCGACCGGGGTGATCGACGAACTGTTCGCCGTGCCAACCGACCTCAACCACTTCTGGGACACCACGTCGGCTATGTCCTCGCTGATCGGCCTGATGGTCAACGGGGTGTTCAATGAACTCGGCGCCGAGGTCGAGGAACGCATGGCACGCATATCCGCCTATTACGACGATTTCATCGGCCACACCGGCCAGTTTGGCCGCCAGCGTCGCTGGGACCGATGA